Proteins from one Bacteroidia bacterium genomic window:
- the ppk2 gene encoding polyphosphate kinase 2, whose amino-acid sequence MTNHKKTKKDKHEKSVKMTAEGDITVKHKEKIKRKNFEEILENLDLELVKLQEWVKQKKLKVVVIFEGRDAAGKGGVIKTISQCLNPRICRVVALGIPTEKEKGQWYFQRYISHLPAEGEMVLFDRSWYNRAGVEHVMGYCTNDEYGEFLRSCPEFEKMLIRSGIILIKYWFSVSNKEQETRFQERIKNPLKRWKISPMDVESRSKWVEYSHAKDNMFAYTDIKQSPWFVVEADDKRRARLNCITHLLSMIPYKDLTPKPFKLPARKSDEHYVRPPKQEQTFVPQKY is encoded by the coding sequence ATGACAAATCATAAGAAAACAAAAAAAGATAAGCACGAAAAATCTGTTAAAATGACAGCTGAAGGCGATATTACAGTAAAGCATAAAGAAAAAATTAAAAGAAAAAATTTTGAAGAAATTTTAGAAAATCTGGATTTAGAACTAGTAAAATTACAGGAGTGGGTTAAACAGAAAAAACTTAAAGTTGTTGTAATCTTCGAGGGTCGCGATGCTGCCGGTAAGGGTGGAGTAATTAAGACAATTTCACAATGTTTAAATCCTCGTATTTGCAGAGTTGTTGCTTTAGGTATTCCAACTGAAAAAGAAAAAGGGCAATGGTATTTTCAAAGATATATTTCTCATCTTCCGGCAGAAGGTGAAATGGTTCTTTTTGATAGAAGTTGGTATAATAGAGCAGGAGTAGAGCATGTTATGGGGTATTGTACAAATGATGAGTATGGTGAATTTCTTCGCTCTTGTCCCGAATTCGAGAAAATGTTAATCAGATCAGGAATTATTTTAATTAAATATTGGTTCTCTGTTAGTAACAAAGAGCAGGAAACCCGCTTTCAGGAAAGGATTAAAAACCCTCTTAAGCGCTGGAAAATTAGCCCAATGGATGTTGAATCACGCAGTAAATGGGTTGAGTATTCACATGCAAAAGATAATATGTTTGCTTATACTGATATTAAGCAATCTCCATGGTTCGTTGTTGAAGCAGATGATAAACGCAGAGCAAGATTAAATTGTATAACCCATTTGTTATCTATGATTCCTTATAAAGATTTAACACCAAAACCATTTAAATTGCCTGCACGAAAATCTGACGAACATTATGTAAGACCTCCAAAACAGGAGCAAACATTTGTGCCGCAGAAGTATTAG
- a CDS encoding T9SS type A sorting domain-containing protein, producing MKRTLLLAYIVCFVTLGTSFSQCLNGTYTIGGIAPNYTTIASAVTALTTNGVCGPVIFNIRAGTYNEQITIPAISGTSVINNITFQSELLDSNSVLLTKSTTTQFILKLNGCNNIKFNKITIQSTFTSSWGVVDIATNSNNIAFSNCVLKGPVLSSLVGPHLIRALNINNNNNVFNNNLFFGGYTGIYYTSSSSSVYIPETKINNNSFQNQYYAGINISKHIAPEISNNTIDCSLSQTNFSGILMTGCTDNFIVKKNKLSEGGINITNSASTSINNGLIVNNFISTSKGIGIQVGACTYLNVVNNSVISNNFNYFPLHISNNNSNVNIINNIFSNNAGGYAVYRLDGPVDCNYNDYYSTGNILFYYNNNNVSTLSQWQNVTGFDSNSINVNPHFFSSIDLHTIYSCLNNLAIVSTFVTEDIDGEPRSSTTPDIGADEFTPIVNDAELINFENLFPPCIGLAETVVRVGNSGLNPINNMTINWELNGITQPSFYWTGNLLSTNSTTINLGNYNYISGIPYHLKVWVSNPNSLPDGSALNDTISIDFRTGMSGTYTIGGASPDYMSFNTAVSDLIINGVCGPVTFNVRPGTYNEQVTIPAILGSSSLNKIIFQSETGVNTSVVINNTNAGNTSTIYLNNSDYIGFKNMTITSTNGATAGNVDLNNIISIFNGSDHSLFENNKIIGAAGYCISTGTYSTPSSSYNKFINNDISNGYGGINLKGLLSFSNSILNNVFTNHTTAIYANSQDSLVISSNVITQNTTSTSYNVDIMQFSNIIFTKNKISVMSSALRFLMNSGSAGIIANNFIHCSGTTNISGLYISNFSSIVKIYNNSINITNTHTSSSAVYFNSAPGSFKNNNVINVGGGIAIYCSSSVVLNGFSNYNNLFVSGSQFAILNTTYYANLGLWKTATGLEMNSISFNTSFVSSSNLHTLDYHLNNAGCSVSGILNDDIDGENRNVLTPDIGADEFTPIITDATLIGFDNLIATCPGVTPIKVKLLNSGGPTINSASIYWQVNGVNQSTNNWTGTLLNADTAIVLLGNYNLLVGVNYTIKAWVKNPNGAADPIPANDTIIKTNFRTALSGNYTIGGTSPTYNTFNTAVSDLISRGICGPVTFNVRNGVYNEQITIPFINGSSFLNTIVFQSETADSSAVALTFNSSGPSNNYTVNFNSSSYVSIKKISIKALNSLYGCVINFTGNNHNILLLNNVIDGMPTTSSTTENSIILSNNVHNKGVIIDNNLISNGSIGICLLGVSLAQKDSSLFISHNIIKDQSAFGILIKYQESPVVTSNTITSNSTGSWTGIYSYYCFNSQDISKNKIIGLAGSSLGICIIYCSASSTTNGIISNNMISTNSDALYVTNSNYQNLYFNSIRVNSILGKCLYLNSNTNINNINNIYANVGGGYSIWVNGIVNLSVSNHNNFSSSGTYLANFTGNDLTTLNAWQTLTFKDSISYNYNPSFTSTSDLHLYLDTAINNKGISLPVVFDDIDGESRNLSTPDIGADEFTFVTLDASLVSFLPFVNNCSGMQSVKVLFKNEGSTPLSTAVINWSINGLMQPAINWSGNLIIADTVSVLLGNYLFISGNTYDIEAWVSSPNGLLDPINNNDSISIQILTPLVGIYTIGGTSADYVTISDAVNDLNTYGVCGPVTFKIRTGIYYENITVLNFTGSSELNRVIFESETLDSLDVDWRSSDYFNTAPLVTLNGAAYVTFRNISFRNLSSTMTCIKLIDGASYNVIKNCQIISQISLCVMCVLFEDYNSQICISNTPSSSNSNNNNIIENNIFLNGSIGIYLYPNPPTYNFGNIIRNNLFSRPGSVSIYAEKQSGMKIIDNKFTPNIYGLIRTIYMSQVNDSLVISGNNINTSYGQGSIYLDINNFTYTKIFNNYIYFKNGELGSAAVSIATKANSITEFINNTLRVDSSYSGGLSVNNFGVFKSYNNNITLNNSSPAFGIQVQTGSNYLGNNNNFYNLSGTLISYITTYSTLAAYQSATGKDLLSLNKNPHFSNGISYEINSADLNNSGVPYIGIEKDIEGNVRNVTTPDIGCYEFTSGNIDAGITNINSSSLNCSGINPVVVSLTNYGTSNLTTATIGWTVDGIAQTPFIFNGNINQNDSITNLTLGTFSSTGQNIIKAFPLSVNGGIDVYSYNDTITNNHNSGSLCGVYTIGPSGGDFSNFTIVRNKLASDGICGPVIFKVMPGVYQEIVTFQNITGSSIYNTITFEPLFGDREYVTICADVGNTSGDHFIITLDSAKYFRFKNLSFKALNDPYTNGNNITMLDVTNFSKNIIIDSCVFNGLGSFFSSDAVNDVAVRFEDSDTLQFTNNLVYDTYNSLYASGYNTFRGKNIIIKNNSITNALNGITIEKFYNAFVSENYIQSFQHPIGIIGNLAAGINLCKGIVFDKNKLFGFDRGISVSNTNSLGLINSKITNNFIDGWNNIFYSKNIEIEFNNMQLNMFDTLYSSNPQATLHLFNDTNIVLLNNNLVNLRYGYQFRGALWLDPDYYNSTISNMQVLECDYNNYFCPNMPSVFSLSGAYPFTLLEWQNLYHLDSNSVNLNPQYVSSSDFHILNNSLAGLAKPITGINTDIDNDLRNTIPTIGADEASGLIYVQSIEDKTNQLNIYPNPSNSEFTIELTNTDSKIYQIIITDITGKLIFETFCRSKKYFFNEFKLLPGIYLVKIKGDKVYNKKIIIK from the coding sequence ATGAAAAGAACACTATTATTAGCATATATTGTATGCTTTGTAACTTTAGGAACTTCTTTTTCTCAATGCTTAAATGGAACATATACAATTGGAGGCATTGCACCAAATTATACAACCATTGCATCGGCCGTAACAGCATTAACAACAAATGGGGTTTGTGGACCAGTAATATTTAATATACGTGCAGGAACTTATAATGAACAGATTACTATTCCTGCAATATCTGGAACATCTGTTATTAACAATATAACATTTCAGTCTGAATTACTTGATAGTAATTCAGTTCTTTTAACAAAATCAACTACAACACAATTCATTTTAAAACTTAATGGTTGTAATAATATTAAATTTAATAAAATAACTATTCAATCAACATTTACTTCTTCTTGGGGCGTTGTTGACATTGCAACCAATTCTAATAATATTGCATTTTCAAATTGCGTATTAAAAGGTCCTGTTTTATCAAGCTTGGTTGGACCACACCTTATAAGAGCCCTTAACATTAACAATAACAATAATGTTTTTAACAATAATTTATTTTTTGGGGGTTATACAGGAATATATTATACAAGTTCTTCAAGTTCTGTATATATTCCAGAAACAAAGATTAATAACAACTCTTTTCAAAACCAGTATTATGCTGGAATTAATATATCAAAACATATTGCACCGGAAATTTCAAATAATACTATTGATTGTAGTTTAAGTCAAACTAATTTTAGTGGTATTCTAATGACCGGTTGTACTGATAATTTTATTGTCAAGAAAAATAAATTATCTGAAGGAGGTATTAATATTACAAATAGTGCGTCTACCAGTATAAACAATGGACTTATTGTAAATAATTTTATTTCTACTTCTAAAGGAATTGGAATACAAGTTGGAGCTTGTACTTATTTAAATGTTGTTAATAATTCAGTTATTTCCAATAACTTCAATTATTTTCCATTACATATTTCAAATAACAATTCTAATGTTAATATTATAAATAACATTTTCTCGAATAATGCGGGTGGATATGCTGTATACCGCCTTGATGGTCCAGTTGATTGCAATTATAATGATTACTATTCTACTGGCAATATACTATTTTATTATAATAACAATAATGTATCAACACTTTCACAATGGCAAAATGTTACAGGTTTTGATTCAAATTCAATCAATGTTAACCCACATTTCTTTTCCTCAATAGATTTGCATACGATTTATTCTTGTTTGAATAATTTAGCTATTGTTAGCACTTTTGTAACTGAAGATATTGACGGAGAGCCTAGAAGTTCAACTACTCCAGACATTGGAGCTGATGAGTTCACGCCTATCGTAAATGATGCTGAATTGATAAATTTCGAAAATTTGTTTCCCCCTTGTATTGGATTAGCTGAAACTGTTGTGAGAGTTGGAAATTCTGGACTAAATCCGATTAATAACATGACTATTAATTGGGAATTAAATGGCATAACACAACCTTCTTTTTACTGGACTGGAAATTTACTCTCAACAAATAGTACAACAATTAATCTGGGAAATTACAATTATATATCTGGAATTCCTTATCACTTAAAAGTGTGGGTATCAAATCCAAATTCATTACCTGATGGTTCCGCTTTAAATGATACAATTAGTATTGATTTCCGTACAGGAATGTCAGGGACATATACAATAGGCGGAGCATCTCCTGATTATATGTCATTTAATACCGCTGTAAGTGATTTAATAATAAATGGAGTTTGCGGTCCAGTTACATTTAATGTCAGACCAGGCACATATAATGAACAAGTTACAATACCAGCAATTTTAGGAAGTAGCTCATTAAATAAAATTATTTTTCAATCCGAAACGGGAGTTAATACTTCAGTAGTAATAAATAATACTAATGCAGGAAATACATCAACAATTTATTTGAATAATTCAGATTATATTGGATTTAAAAACATGACCATAACAAGTACAAATGGTGCTACGGCTGGTAATGTCGATTTAAATAATATAATAAGTATTTTTAATGGTTCTGATCATTCCCTATTTGAAAACAATAAAATTATTGGAGCTGCTGGATACTGCATATCTACGGGAACTTATTCAACACCTAGTTCAAGTTATAACAAATTCATTAACAATGACATTTCAAATGGTTATGGAGGAATTAATTTAAAGGGATTATTAAGTTTTTCAAATAGTATTTTGAATAATGTTTTCACAAATCATACAACTGCCATATATGCAAACAGTCAAGATTCATTAGTCATTTCTTCAAATGTTATAACACAAAACACAACATCTACAAGCTATAATGTAGATATAATGCAATTCTCAAATATTATTTTTACTAAGAATAAAATAAGTGTTATGAGTTCAGCACTTAGATTTTTAATGAATTCAGGCAGTGCAGGTATTATAGCAAATAATTTCATTCATTGCTCTGGAACAACAAATATTTCAGGATTGTACATATCAAATTTCAGTAGTATTGTTAAAATATACAATAATTCGATAAATATCACAAACACTCACACTTCAAGTTCAGCAGTTTATTTCAACAGTGCTCCTGGCAGTTTTAAAAATAATAATGTCATAAATGTTGGTGGTGGAATTGCGATTTATTGTTCTTCTTCTGTAGTTCTAAATGGTTTTTCTAATTACAATAATCTTTTTGTTTCGGGGTCACAATTTGCAATTTTAAATACAACTTATTATGCTAATTTAGGCTTATGGAAAACAGCAACCGGTTTAGAGATGAACTCAATTTCTTTCAATACATCTTTTGTTTCGTCTAGCAATTTACATACTTTAGATTATCATTTGAATAATGCTGGTTGCTCTGTAAGTGGTATTTTAAATGACGATATTGATGGTGAAAACAGAAATGTATTAACGCCAGATATTGGTGCAGATGAATTTACACCCATTATTACTGATGCAACCTTAATTGGATTTGATAATCTTATTGCAACATGTCCGGGTGTTACTCCAATCAAAGTTAAACTTTTAAATAGTGGTGGTCCAACGATTAATTCTGCTTCCATTTATTGGCAAGTTAATGGAGTTAATCAATCAACCAATAACTGGACAGGTACTTTATTGAATGCAGATACAGCAATCGTATTACTAGGAAATTACAATTTACTAGTTGGTGTTAATTATACTATTAAAGCCTGGGTAAAAAACCCAAATGGTGCAGCAGATCCAATTCCTGCAAACGATACGATCATTAAAACTAATTTCAGAACTGCACTTTCAGGAAATTATACAATTGGAGGAACCTCTCCTACCTATAATACATTTAATACAGCTGTTAGCGATTTGATTTCAAGAGGAATTTGTGGTCCAGTAACTTTTAATGTTAGAAATGGTGTATATAATGAACAAATTACTATCCCTTTTATTAACGGAAGTTCTTTTCTAAATACAATTGTTTTTCAATCTGAAACTGCAGATAGTTCTGCAGTAGCATTAACATTTAATTCGTCAGGACCAAGCAATAATTATACTGTAAATTTTAATAGTTCATCATATGTATCAATAAAGAAAATTTCAATAAAAGCATTAAATTCTTTATATGGATGTGTAATTAATTTTACTGGAAATAATCATAATATTTTATTATTAAATAATGTTATAGATGGAATGCCAACTACTAGCAGTACAACAGAGAATAGTATTATTTTATCAAATAATGTGCACAATAAAGGTGTTATAATCGATAATAATTTGATTTCAAACGGAAGCATTGGAATATGCTTATTGGGGGTTAGCTTAGCTCAAAAAGATTCAAGTTTATTTATTAGCCATAATATTATTAAAGATCAATCGGCTTTTGGTATTCTTATTAAATATCAGGAAAGCCCAGTTGTTACATCAAACACCATTACCTCAAATTCTACTGGTTCATGGACTGGCATTTATTCTTACTATTGTTTTAATTCGCAAGATATTTCGAAAAATAAAATAATAGGACTAGCTGGTAGTTCATTAGGAATTTGCATTATTTATTGTTCAGCATCATCAACAACAAATGGTATAATTTCTAATAATATGATTTCAACAAATTCTGATGCACTATATGTTACCAATTCAAATTATCAAAATTTATATTTTAATTCAATTAGGGTTAATTCCATATTAGGAAAATGTTTGTACTTAAATTCAAACACAAACATTAACAATATAAATAATATTTATGCTAATGTAGGTGGCGGATACTCAATATGGGTAAATGGAATTGTTAATCTTTCGGTATCAAATCATAATAATTTTAGCTCATCTGGTACTTACCTTGCAAATTTTACAGGAAATGATTTAACAACCTTAAATGCATGGCAGACTTTAACTTTTAAAGATTCTATTTCTTATAATTATAATCCAAGTTTTACATCAACAAGTGATTTACATTTGTATTTAGATACTGCTATAAATAATAAAGGAATCTCATTACCTGTTGTTTTTGATGATATAGATGGAGAAAGCAGAAATTTATCAACCCCTGATATTGGAGCTGATGAATTTACCTTTGTTACTTTAGATGCGTCATTAGTATCTTTCCTTCCATTTGTTAATAATTGTAGTGGTATGCAATCAGTAAAAGTTTTATTCAAAAATGAAGGGAGTACACCACTTTCAACAGCAGTTATTAATTGGTCCATAAATGGATTAATGCAGCCAGCAATTAATTGGTCTGGAAATTTAATTATTGCAGATACTGTATCTGTGTTATTAGGTAATTATTTATTTATTTCAGGTAACACATATGACATTGAAGCATGGGTATCTAGCCCTAATGGATTGTTAGATCCTATAAATAATAATGATAGTATTTCAATACAAATTTTAACACCTTTAGTTGGTATTTATACAATTGGAGGCACATCCGCTGATTATGTAACAATATCTGATGCCGTTAATGATTTAAATACTTATGGTGTTTGTGGACCAGTAACATTTAAAATAAGAACAGGTATATATTATGAAAATATAACTGTTTTAAATTTTACAGGATCGAGTGAATTAAACAGAGTAATTTTTGAAAGTGAAACTTTAGATAGCTTAGATGTTGATTGGCGAAGTTCAGATTATTTCAACACAGCACCATTAGTCACCCTAAATGGAGCAGCTTATGTAACATTCAGAAATATTTCTTTTAGAAATTTAAGTTCAACAATGACTTGCATTAAATTAATTGATGGCGCAAGTTATAATGTGATTAAAAATTGTCAAATAATTTCTCAAATTTCTTTATGCGTAATGTGTGTTCTTTTTGAAGATTACAATTCCCAGATATGTATTTCAAATACGCCATCGAGTTCCAATAGTAATAACAATAACATCATTGAAAATAATATTTTTTTAAATGGTTCCATTGGCATATATCTTTATCCAAATCCTCCCACTTATAATTTCGGAAATATTATAAGAAATAATCTTTTTTCAAGACCAGGCAGCGTGTCTATTTATGCTGAAAAACAAAGTGGGATGAAAATCATTGATAATAAATTCACTCCTAATATTTATGGACTTATAAGAACAATTTATATGTCTCAAGTAAATGATTCACTAGTAATTTCTGGCAATAATATAAATACAAGTTATGGTCAGGGGTCGATTTATTTGGATATAAACAATTTTACATATACTAAAATTTTTAACAATTATATATATTTTAAAAATGGTGAACTCGGTTCAGCTGCAGTTTCTATCGCAACTAAGGCTAATTCAATAACTGAATTTATTAATAATACTTTAAGAGTAGATAGTTCCTATTCTGGAGGTTTATCAGTCAATAATTTTGGTGTTTTTAAAAGTTATAACAACAATATTACACTGAATAACTCATCACCTGCTTTTGGTATTCAAGTTCAGACTGGATCTAATTATTTAGGGAACAACAATAATTTTTACAATTTATCAGGTACCCTTATAAGTTATATTACAACCTATTCTACATTAGCGGCATATCAATCTGCCACAGGAAAAGATTTGCTTTCATTAAACAAAAATCCGCATTTTTCAAATGGTATTTCATATGAAATTAACAGTGCTGATTTAAACAACTCTGGCGTACCATATATTGGTATTGAAAAAGACATAGAAGGAAATGTGAGAAATGTTACGACTCCAGATATAGGTTGTTATGAATTTACTTCCGGAAATATAGATGCAGGAATAACAAATATAAATTCATCATCATTAAATTGTTCTGGAATAAACCCCGTAGTTGTAAGTTTGACAAATTATGGAACTTCTAATTTAACTACTGCAACTATTGGTTGGACTGTTGATGGCATAGCTCAAACTCCTTTTATTTTCAATGGCAATATAAACCAAAATGACAGTATAACAAATCTTACACTTGGAACATTTTCTTCGACTGGACAAAATATTATTAAAGCTTTTCCATTGTCTGTAAATGGTGGAATTGATGTATATTCCTACAATGACACCATAACAAATAACCATAATTCAGGTTCTTTATGTGGTGTTTATACTATTGGTCCTTCGGGTGGCGACTTTTCTAACTTTACTATTGTTAGAAACAAACTTGCTTCCGATGGAATATGTGGTCCTGTAATATTTAAAGTAATGCCAGGAGTTTATCAGGAGATAGTAACTTTTCAAAATATAACAGGATCATCCATTTATAATACGATTACATTTGAACCATTATTCGGAGATAGAGAATATGTAACAATTTGTGCAGATGTAGGTAACACCAGTGGAGATCATTTTATTATAACATTAGATAGTGCAAAATACTTTAGATTTAAGAATTTAAGTTTTAAGGCATTAAATGATCCTTATACAAATGGGAATAATATAACAATGCTTGATGTAACAAATTTTTCTAAAAACATTATAATTGACTCTTGTGTTTTTAATGGATTAGGATCTTTTTTTAGTAGTGATGCAGTTAATGACGTAGCTGTTAGATTTGAAGATAGCGATACTTTACAATTTACAAATAATTTGGTTTACGATACTTACAACAGTTTATATGCTAGTGGCTATAATACTTTTAGAGGCAAAAACATAATAATTAAAAACAATTCCATTACAAACGCCTTAAACGGGATTACAATTGAGAAATTTTATAATGCTTTTGTTAGTGAAAATTATATTCAAAGTTTTCAGCATCCAATTGGCATAATTGGAAATTTGGCTGCTGGTATAAATTTATGTAAGGGAATTGTATTTGATAAAAATAAATTATTTGGATTCGATAGGGGAATATCCGTATCTAACACAAATTCATTAGGACTCATTAATTCTAAAATAACAAATAACTTTATTGATGGTTGGAATAATATATTTTACAGTAAAAATATAGAGATAGAATTTAATAACATGCAGCTTAATATGTTTGACACTTTATATTCTTCAAACCCACAAGCTACACTACATTTATTTAATGACACAAATATAGTTTTGTTGAATAATAATTTAGTAAATTTAAGATATGGTTATCAATTTAGAGGTGCATTATGGTTAGATCCTGATTATTATAATTCGACAATATCAAATATGCAAGTTTTAGAATGTGATTATAATAATTACTTTTGCCCAAATATGCCTTCTGTTTTTTCTTTAAGCGGAGCATATCCATTTACTTTATTGGAATGGCAAAATCTTTATCATTTAGATTCAAATTCAGTTAATTTAAACCCTCAATATGTTAGTTCTTCAGACTTTCATATTTTAAACAATTCATTAGCAGGGTTAGCAAAACCAATTACAGGAATAAATACAGATATTGATAATGATTTAAGAAATACGATACCAACTATTGGAGCTGATGAAGCATCCGGCCTTATTTATGTTCAGTCTATAGAAGATAAAACTAATCAATTAAACATATATCCAAATCCAAGTAATAGTGAGTTTACAATTGAGCTTACTAACACTGACAGTAAAATATATCAAATAATTATAACAGATATTACAGGTAAATTAATTTTCGAAACATTTTGTAGATCTAAAAAATATTTCTTTAATGAATTTAAATTACTACCGGGAATTTATTTAGTAAAAATAAAGGGAGATAAGGTCTATAATAAGAAAATAATAATAAAATAG
- a CDS encoding ClbS/DfsB family four-helix bundle protein yields MARPTTKLQLKETSDNNFNKLFTLINSLKKKEQEQFFSFEDRDRNIRDVLIHLYEWHQLLLNWVRFNKAGEKINFLPEPYNWKTYPQMNVKFWEKHQKTLLDKSISLLKESHSDVMKQIDLFSNEELFTNKYFPWTGTTSLGSYCVSATSSHYDWAIKKIKKHKNSLKEK; encoded by the coding sequence ATGGCAAGACCAACAACAAAATTACAGCTGAAAGAAACAAGTGACAACAATTTTAATAAGTTATTTACACTTATAAATTCTTTAAAAAAAAAGGAGCAAGAACAATTTTTTTCATTTGAAGATAGAGACAGAAATATTCGGGATGTGTTGATACATCTTTATGAATGGCATCAATTGTTATTAAATTGGGTACGTTTTAATAAAGCAGGAGAAAAAATAAATTTTTTGCCTGAACCATATAATTGGAAAACATATCCGCAAATGAATGTCAAATTTTGGGAAAAGCACCAAAAAACCCTATTGGATAAATCTATCTCACTATTAAAGGAAAGCCATTCAGATGTAATGAAACAAATTGATTTGTTCTCAAATGAAGAATTATTTACAAACAAATATTTTCCTTGGACAGGAACCACAAGCTTAGGAAGTTATTGTGTTTCAGCAACGTCAAGTCATTATGATTGGGCAATAAAAAAAATAAAAAAACACAAGAATAGTTTAAAAGAAAAATAA
- a CDS encoding T9SS type A sorting domain-containing protein: protein MKKKLLIASFITIFYCGYSQTPSNCNISASLQTNYDWDVKHLALKSIFTNITSTYRDSIIVPQSVQQPIWEGLAAIYNLTTIPERDSVFNNYCIHQQPSEYLFNSIYIGVDTSYSWTDNWQNMLTTTTGYTALDNLLSTYGFSITHFSTFGSCYATLTTTQNINVQPLCDSIETFTGVNYSEKKPYNGDGNRITYTESGSNKFYNFTIGFGDCPSGCTSTHTFRFKVYNDCSVEYLGILDNITPGDLIPSPVNCYLGSNIIEENKNFNIYPNPSEDFIIVESTHLDDTNYSIVNLYGQTVKSGNLKEETKILIKNLSAGIYLVRFYNKTNNEIGNYKFIKK, encoded by the coding sequence ATGAAAAAGAAATTATTAATAGCATCATTTATAACTATTTTTTATTGCGGTTATTCACAAACACCATCAAATTGTAATATATCTGCAAGTCTGCAAACAAACTATGATTGGGATGTAAAACATTTAGCTTTAAAAAGTATTTTTACAAATATTACATCTACTTACAGAGATTCTATTATAGTTCCTCAATCTGTACAGCAACCTATATGGGAAGGATTGGCTGCAATTTATAATTTAACAACGATCCCTGAAAGAGATTCAGTATTTAATAATTATTGCATTCATCAGCAGCCTAGCGAATATTTATTCAACAGCATTTATATTGGAGTTGATACCTCGTATAGCTGGACAGACAATTGGCAAAACATGTTAACAACAACTACAGGATATACTGCATTAGATAATCTGTTATCAACTTATGGTTTTTCTATCACACATTTCTCTACTTTTGGAAGTTGTTATGCAACATTAACTACAACTCAAAATATTAATGTACAACCATTATGCGACAGCATTGAAACATTTACTGGTGTTAATTATTCAGAAAAAAAACCTTATAACGGAGATGGTAATAGAATTACCTATACAGAATCGGGCTCAAACAAATTTTATAATTTCACAATTGGTTTTGGCGATTGTCCATCAGGTTGCACAAGCACACATACATTCAGGTTTAAAGTTTATAATGACTGTTCTGTAGAATACTTAGGTATCTTAGATAACATTACACCCGGAGATTTAATTCCATCACCGGTTAACTGCTATTTAGGCTCAAATATTATTGAAGAAAACAAAAATTTTAATATCTATCCAAACCCTTCAGAAGATTTTATAATTGTAGAATCAACCCATTTAGATGATACAAATTATTCAATAGTTAATTTGTATGGACAAACAGTAAAATCAGGAAATTTAAAAGAAGAAACCAAAATTTTAATAAAAAATTTAAGTGCTGGTATATATCTAGTAAGATTCTATAACAAAACAAATAATGAAATTGGCAATTATAAATTTATTAAAAAATAG